In Labrus bergylta chromosome 11, fLabBer1.1, whole genome shotgun sequence, one genomic interval encodes:
- the tmem97 gene encoding sigma intracellular receptor 2, translated as MALLRVLEIVFFFYFASHIPITLFIDLQALLPGHVYPEPLKDLLSWYAEEFKDPMVLDPPEWFKSFIFCEALLQLAFFPVASYAFLKGGCKWIRTPAIIYSTHVATTLVPILAHILFYKFPLKPHPGPQTLQERWLLVSIYAPYLLVPVLLLLTMLFSSSYNHTPKTKKK; from the exons ATGGCTCTACTACGTGTATTAGAGATTGTATTCTTCTTCTATTTCGCCTCTCACATCCCGATCACTTTATTCATTGACTTACAAGCGCTGCTGCCCGGACATGTGTACCCTGAGCCG CTGAAGGATCTTCTGAGCTGGTACGCAGAGGAGTTCAAAGACCCGATGGTCCTGGATCCTCCGGAGTGGTTCAAGTCCTTCATTTTCTGCGAGGCTTTGCTTCAGCTAGCTTTCTTTCCCGTCGCATCTTATGCCTTCCTAAAAG GCGGCTGTAAGTGGATACGGACTCCTGCCATCATTTACTCCACCCATGTTGCGACCACGCTGGTCCCGATCCTCGCTCACATCCTCTTCTACAAGTTCCCTCTGAAGCCCCACCCGGGTCCTCAGACCCTGCAGGAGCGCTGGCTGCTGGTCTCCATATACGCTCCATACCTGCTGGTTCCTGTGCTGCTACTCCTCACCATGCTGTTCTCCTCCTCGTACAACCACACCCCCAAAACCAAGAAGAAGTGA
- the si:ch211-167j9.5 gene encoding tyrosine kinase receptor Cad96Ca isoform X2 has product MLFDQNQPVNSTVGHSCSGWPLYSLIGAVSFPIVVFTLLAAIYLRKYRSLLKRYEDLKGSRYSLGVGPRPEAPSSTPLRPVPAAMEEEREGEEEEGPQIPLQQSSKIRLSSRRLWKGLQQSPHFTKSDLNLLQLIKAGKEGVFYQARMNKGTCKGHNLFTCKISKEGVRPKHVEMEISIMRKLVQHKNILQLLDWNTSEEPSILIMEYVSYGTLRTFLQTNRVRLSADLELQSLLTIASYHIALALQHLRSKMIIHGDLALRNIMVNKFPWEVKVGEFGLARDLTSMTSRRSSRWRNPRRVPLRWYPPEYFRNNYYSFKGDVWAFGIMLWEMQTFGTLPYPNLETSDAVVYHICIGHKNTNPEGCRPEILHIMRDCWLEPYTLRPSFTDIVSMLENIIENDSDYVDVVSPQIFVKDEAEYHEAKCLRAASVSFKDENHI; this is encoded by the exons ATGCTCTTTGACCAGAACCAGCCCGTTAACTCCACTGTTGGACATTCCTGTTCAG GTTGGCCTCTCTACAGTCTGATCGGAGCCGTCTCCTTCCCCATCGTGGTGTTTACGCTGCTCGCTGCCATTTATCTCAGAAA ATATCGTTCTTTGTTAAAGAGGTATGAAGACTTGAAGGGGAGCAGATATTCGCTGGGTGTCGGTCCTCGGCCGGAAGCTCCCAGCAGCACACCTCTGAGGCCGGTCCCAGCAGcgatggaggaagagagagagggcgaaGAAGAGGAGGGTCCTCAAATCCccctgcagcagagcagcaaaATCCGTCTGTCCTCCAGGAGGCTGTGGAAAGgcctgcagcag AGTCCTCATTTCACCAAGTCAGACCTGAACCTGCTGCAGCTGATCAAAGCGGGGAAGGAGGGCGTCTTCTACCAGGCCAGGATGAACAAAGGGACGTGTAAAGGCCACAACCTGTTCACCTGCAAGATCAGCAAAGAAG GAGTCCGTCCCAAACATGTGGAGATGGAGATTTCCATCATGAGGAAACTGGTGCAGCACAAGAAcatcctgcagctgctggacTGGAACACCTCTGAGG agcCTAGCATTCTAATCATGGAGTACGTGAGCTACGGCACCCTGAGGACCTTCCTGCAGACCAACAGAGTCCGCCTGAGTGCAGACCTGGAGCTGCAGAGCCTGCTCACAATCGCCTCCTACCACATCGCTCTGGCCCTGCAGCACCTGCGCTCCAAAATG ATTATTCACGGTGACCTGGCTCTGAGGAACATCATGGTCAACAAGTTTCCCTGGGAGGTCAAAGTGGGCGAGTTCGGTCTGGCCCGAGACTTAACGAGTATGACGAGCCGCCGCAGCAGCCGCTGGAGAAACCCTCGA CGAGTGCCGCTGCGCTGGTACCCTCCTGAGTACTTCAGGAACAACTACTACAGCTTCAAGGGAGACGTGTGGGCGTTTGGCATCATGCTGTGGGAGATGCAGACATTTG GTACACTGCCGTACCCGAACCTGGAGACGTCGGATGCAGTGGTGTATCACATCTGCATCGGCCATAAGAACACAAACCCAGAAGGATGCCGACCAGAGAT TCTTCACATAATGAGAGATTGTTGGTTGGAGCCGTACACTCTGAGACCCTCGTTCACAGATATCGTCTCCATGCTGGAGAACATAATCGAAAACGATTCG gactaTGTGGATGTTGTGAGTCCGCAGATTTTTGTGAAAGATGAAGCTGAATATCACGAAGCTAAATGTCTGCGAGCAGCCAGCGTCTCCTTCAAGGATGAAAATCACATCTGA
- the si:ch211-167j9.5 gene encoding tyrosine kinase receptor Cad96Ca isoform X1: MLFDQNQPVNSTVGHSCSGWPLYSLIGAVSFPIVVFTLLAAIYLRKYRSLLKRYEDLKGSRYSLGVGPRPEAPSSTPLRPVPAAMEEEREGEEEEGPQIPLQQSSKIRLSSRRLWKGLQQSPHFTKSDLNLLQLIKAGKEGVFYQARMNKGTCKGHNLFTCKISKEGVRPKHVEMEISIMRKLVQHKNILQLLDWNTSEEPSILIMEYVSYGTLRTFLQTNRVRLSADLELQSLLTIASYHIALALQHLRSKMIIHGDLALRNIMVNKFPWEVKVGEFGLARDLTSMTSRRSSRWRNPRQRVPLRWYPPEYFRNNYYSFKGDVWAFGIMLWEMQTFGTLPYPNLETSDAVVYHICIGHKNTNPEGCRPEILHIMRDCWLEPYTLRPSFTDIVSMLENIIENDSDYVDVVSPQIFVKDEAEYHEAKCLRAASVSFKDENHI; the protein is encoded by the exons ATGCTCTTTGACCAGAACCAGCCCGTTAACTCCACTGTTGGACATTCCTGTTCAG GTTGGCCTCTCTACAGTCTGATCGGAGCCGTCTCCTTCCCCATCGTGGTGTTTACGCTGCTCGCTGCCATTTATCTCAGAAA ATATCGTTCTTTGTTAAAGAGGTATGAAGACTTGAAGGGGAGCAGATATTCGCTGGGTGTCGGTCCTCGGCCGGAAGCTCCCAGCAGCACACCTCTGAGGCCGGTCCCAGCAGcgatggaggaagagagagagggcgaaGAAGAGGAGGGTCCTCAAATCCccctgcagcagagcagcaaaATCCGTCTGTCCTCCAGGAGGCTGTGGAAAGgcctgcagcag AGTCCTCATTTCACCAAGTCAGACCTGAACCTGCTGCAGCTGATCAAAGCGGGGAAGGAGGGCGTCTTCTACCAGGCCAGGATGAACAAAGGGACGTGTAAAGGCCACAACCTGTTCACCTGCAAGATCAGCAAAGAAG GAGTCCGTCCCAAACATGTGGAGATGGAGATTTCCATCATGAGGAAACTGGTGCAGCACAAGAAcatcctgcagctgctggacTGGAACACCTCTGAGG agcCTAGCATTCTAATCATGGAGTACGTGAGCTACGGCACCCTGAGGACCTTCCTGCAGACCAACAGAGTCCGCCTGAGTGCAGACCTGGAGCTGCAGAGCCTGCTCACAATCGCCTCCTACCACATCGCTCTGGCCCTGCAGCACCTGCGCTCCAAAATG ATTATTCACGGTGACCTGGCTCTGAGGAACATCATGGTCAACAAGTTTCCCTGGGAGGTCAAAGTGGGCGAGTTCGGTCTGGCCCGAGACTTAACGAGTATGACGAGCCGCCGCAGCAGCCGCTGGAGAAACCCTCGA CAGCGAGTGCCGCTGCGCTGGTACCCTCCTGAGTACTTCAGGAACAACTACTACAGCTTCAAGGGAGACGTGTGGGCGTTTGGCATCATGCTGTGGGAGATGCAGACATTTG GTACACTGCCGTACCCGAACCTGGAGACGTCGGATGCAGTGGTGTATCACATCTGCATCGGCCATAAGAACACAAACCCAGAAGGATGCCGACCAGAGAT TCTTCACATAATGAGAGATTGTTGGTTGGAGCCGTACACTCTGAGACCCTCGTTCACAGATATCGTCTCCATGCTGGAGAACATAATCGAAAACGATTCG gactaTGTGGATGTTGTGAGTCCGCAGATTTTTGTGAAAGATGAAGCTGAATATCACGAAGCTAAATGTCTGCGAGCAGCCAGCGTCTCCTTCAAGGATGAAAATCACATCTGA